In Wolinella succinogenes DSM 1740, a single genomic region encodes these proteins:
- a CDS encoding Hsp20/alpha crystallin family protein, whose product MFLTRFDPLRDLKEIERRFLTPFGEGGEGGAKSNLRGFAPVVNTREEEKGYFIEVDLPGVQKEDIHIDVKENTLSITGERKLKEEVKEENYYKVESFFGKFQRSFTLPENVDSDAITAQSKDGVLEIFIPKTAPKDAKRIAIS is encoded by the coding sequence ATTGAGAGGCGTTTTCTTACCCCCTTTGGTGAGGGAGGAGAAGGGGGTGCAAAATCCAACCTCAGAGGATTTGCCCCTGTAGTGAATACTCGAGAAGAGGAGAAGGGTTACTTCATCGAAGTGGATCTTCCTGGCGTGCAAAAAGAGGATATTCATATTGATGTGAAAGAGAACACCCTCTCTATTACGGGTGAGCGCAAGCTCAAAGAAGAGGTCAAAGAGGAGAACTACTATAAAGTTGAGAGCTTCTTTGGAAAGTTCCAGCGGAGCTTTACATTGCCCGAAAATGTAGATAGTGATGCCATTACCGCCCAAAGTAAAGATGGCGTTCTAGAGATCTTCATCCCCAAAACCGCCCCCAAAGACGCCAAAAGAATCGCCATCTCCTAA